The Engystomops pustulosus chromosome 1, aEngPut4.maternal, whole genome shotgun sequence genome has a window encoding:
- the SLC2A11 gene encoding solute carrier family 2, facilitated glucose transporter member 11 isoform X1, which translates to MEDEGDDEEEKPHSKARTPSALFEGWVLLFTMFAAGIGGTFQYGYNLTIINAPTTHIQKFVNETWLERYGSELDSWVITLIWSIIVSVFPLGGFMGALLAGPMAIRLGRKKSLLFNNLFIILSAIFCGLSRYAKSFEMIILGRILAGVNSGVSMCIQPMYLGESAPRKLRGTGALSCAVSTAIGLVMGQVVGLREILGSEEVWPLLLASNVTPGIIQLMVLPWVPESPRYLLIDLKDKDSCVVALRRLRGNCDFTSEMEEMMAEQTAIQGQRPKSLCELIQDPSLRRQLLTIVVLSSAMQLCGNDSMYFYASYVFQAAGISSEKIQYVVIGTGSCELLTSITCTLVIDRVGRRVLVMGGYSLMSVWAVVFMVALSQQGHITWIPYLSMVCIFAYILSFGIGPAGVTGLMPAEIFDQMARPAAYMICGSLMWLILFVVGLAFPFIVQGLGHFCFMPFLVVCVCTTLYIGFFLPETKGKSVLEITEEFTRCKAKPHREENGYLGAQEIKSTSL; encoded by the exons ATGGAAGACGAGGGGGACGACGAGGAGGAAAAACCTCACAGCAAGGCAAGGACACCG tctgcgTTATTTGAG GGATGGGTGCTGCTCTTTACTATGTTCGCCGCGGGTATCGGGGGCACTTTCCAGTATGGGTACAACCTCACTATCATCAATGCACCCACAACT CATATTCAAAAGTTTGTGAATGAGACATGGCTAGAGCGCTATGGATCAGAGCTGGACAGCTGGGTAATAACCCTCATCTGGTCCATAATCGTCTCCGTGTTCCCTCTTGGTGGTTTCATGGGAGCACTACTGGCAGGTCCTATGGCTATCAGGCTGGGGAG AAAGAAGTCTTTGCTGTTCAATAATCTGTTTATAATCCTTTCTGCCATCTTTTGTGGATTGAGCCGCTATGCCAAGTCCTTTGAAATGATCATATTGGGCAGAATCTTAGCTGGTGTCAATTCAG GAGTCAGTATGTGTATTCAACCTATGTATCTTGGAGAAAGTGCCCCCAGAAAACTGCGTGGCACAGGTGCTTTATCATGTGcagtcagtactgcaattgggcTGGTGATGGGCCAAGTGGTAGGACTCAG GGAGATATTGGGCAGTGAGGAGGTTTGGCCTCTTCTCCTAGCTAGCAACGTGACTCCAGGTATCATTCAACTGATGGTTCTTCCTTGGGTTCCTGAAAGCCCCCGATATTTATTGATTGATTTGAAGGATAAAGATTCCTGTGTGGTTG CTTTGCGACGGCTTCGGGGAAACTGTGATTTTACTAGTGAGATGGAAGAGATGATGGCAGAGCAGACGGCAATACAAGGACAGAGACCAAAGAGCCTTTGTGAACTAATACAGGATCCGTCCCTGCGACGCCAGCTTCTCACTATTGTGGTTCTCAGCAGTGCAATGCAACTCTGTGGTAATGACTCG ATGTACTTCTATGCATCCTATGTATTTCAAGCAGCTGGAATCTCCTCGGAGAAGATTCAATATGTTGTGATTGGCACAGGAAGTTGTGAGCTCCTCACCTCAATCACTTGT ACATTAGTAATTGATCGTGTTGGACGCCGTGTACTGGTGATGGGTGGGTACAGCTTGATGTCTGTGTGGGCAGTGGTTTTTATGGTGGCCTTATCTCAGCAG GGACACATTACATGGATACCATATCTTAGCATGGTTTGCATTTTTGCCTACATCTTGAGCTTTGGAATTGGTCCAG CTGGTGTTACTGGTTTAATGCCAGCCGAGATATTTGACCAGATGGCCCGACCTGCTGCTTACATGATCTGTGGTTCCCTCATGTGGCTTATATTATTTGTGGTGGGCTTGGCTTTTCCTTTTATTGTG CAAGGACTTGGTCATTTTTGCTTTATGCCTTTCCTAGTGGTTTGTGTCTGCACCACTTTATATATTGGATTCTTCCTCCCAGAGACAAAAGGAAAAAGTGTTTTAGAAATCACAGAAGAATTCACAAGATGCAAAGCTAAACCACACAGAGAGGAAAATGGCTATCTTGGAGCACAGGAGATCAAATCTACtagtttgtga
- the SLC2A11 gene encoding solute carrier family 2, facilitated glucose transporter member 11 isoform X3, whose protein sequence is MEDEGDDEEEKPHSKARTPSALFEGWVLLFTMFAAGIGGTFQYGYNLTIINAPTTHIQKFVNETWLERYGSELDSWVITLIWSIIVSVFPLGGFMGALLAGPMAIRLGRKKSLLFNNLFIILSAIFCGLSRYAKSFEMIILGRILAGVNSGVSMCIQPMYLGESAPRKLRGTGALSCAVSTAIGLVMGQVVGLREILGSEEVWPLLLASNVTPGIIQLMVLPWVPESPRYLLIDLKDKDSCVVALRRLRGNCDFTSEMEEMMAEQTAIQGQRPKSLCELIQDPSLRRQLLTIVVLSSAMQLCGNDSMYFYASYVFQAAGISSEKIQYVVIGTGSCELLTSITCGHITWIPYLSMVCIFAYILSFGIGPAGVTGLMPAEIFDQMARPAAYMICGSLMWLILFVVGLAFPFIVQGLGHFCFMPFLVVCVCTTLYIGFFLPETKGKSVLEITEEFTRCKAKPHREENGYLGAQEIKSTSL, encoded by the exons ATGGAAGACGAGGGGGACGACGAGGAGGAAAAACCTCACAGCAAGGCAAGGACACCG tctgcgTTATTTGAG GGATGGGTGCTGCTCTTTACTATGTTCGCCGCGGGTATCGGGGGCACTTTCCAGTATGGGTACAACCTCACTATCATCAATGCACCCACAACT CATATTCAAAAGTTTGTGAATGAGACATGGCTAGAGCGCTATGGATCAGAGCTGGACAGCTGGGTAATAACCCTCATCTGGTCCATAATCGTCTCCGTGTTCCCTCTTGGTGGTTTCATGGGAGCACTACTGGCAGGTCCTATGGCTATCAGGCTGGGGAG AAAGAAGTCTTTGCTGTTCAATAATCTGTTTATAATCCTTTCTGCCATCTTTTGTGGATTGAGCCGCTATGCCAAGTCCTTTGAAATGATCATATTGGGCAGAATCTTAGCTGGTGTCAATTCAG GAGTCAGTATGTGTATTCAACCTATGTATCTTGGAGAAAGTGCCCCCAGAAAACTGCGTGGCACAGGTGCTTTATCATGTGcagtcagtactgcaattgggcTGGTGATGGGCCAAGTGGTAGGACTCAG GGAGATATTGGGCAGTGAGGAGGTTTGGCCTCTTCTCCTAGCTAGCAACGTGACTCCAGGTATCATTCAACTGATGGTTCTTCCTTGGGTTCCTGAAAGCCCCCGATATTTATTGATTGATTTGAAGGATAAAGATTCCTGTGTGGTTG CTTTGCGACGGCTTCGGGGAAACTGTGATTTTACTAGTGAGATGGAAGAGATGATGGCAGAGCAGACGGCAATACAAGGACAGAGACCAAAGAGCCTTTGTGAACTAATACAGGATCCGTCCCTGCGACGCCAGCTTCTCACTATTGTGGTTCTCAGCAGTGCAATGCAACTCTGTGGTAATGACTCG ATGTACTTCTATGCATCCTATGTATTTCAAGCAGCTGGAATCTCCTCGGAGAAGATTCAATATGTTGTGATTGGCACAGGAAGTTGTGAGCTCCTCACCTCAATCACTTGT GGACACATTACATGGATACCATATCTTAGCATGGTTTGCATTTTTGCCTACATCTTGAGCTTTGGAATTGGTCCAG CTGGTGTTACTGGTTTAATGCCAGCCGAGATATTTGACCAGATGGCCCGACCTGCTGCTTACATGATCTGTGGTTCCCTCATGTGGCTTATATTATTTGTGGTGGGCTTGGCTTTTCCTTTTATTGTG CAAGGACTTGGTCATTTTTGCTTTATGCCTTTCCTAGTGGTTTGTGTCTGCACCACTTTATATATTGGATTCTTCCTCCCAGAGACAAAAGGAAAAAGTGTTTTAGAAATCACAGAAGAATTCACAAGATGCAAAGCTAAACCACACAGAGAGGAAAATGGCTATCTTGGAGCACAGGAGATCAAATCTACtagtttgtga
- the SLC2A11 gene encoding solute carrier family 2, facilitated glucose transporter member 11 isoform X5 encodes MEDEGDDEEEKPHSKARTPSALFEGWVLLFTMFAAGIGGTFQYGYNLTIINAPTTHIQKFVNETWLERYGSELDSWVITLIWSIIVSVFPLGGFMGALLAGPMAIRLGRKKSLLFNNLFIILSAIFCGLSRYAKSFEMIILGRILAGVNSGVSMCIQPMYLGESAPRKLRGTGALSCAVSTAIGLVMGQVVGLREILGSEEVWPLLLASNVTPGIIQLMVLPWVPESPRYLLIDLKDKDSCVVALRRLRGNCDFTSEMEEMMAEQTAIQGQRPKSLCELIQDPSLRRQLLTIVVLSSAMQLCGNDSMYFYASYVFQAAGISSEKIQYVVIGTGSCELLTSITCTLVIDRVGRRVLVMGGYSLMSVWAVVFMVALSQQGHITWIPYLSMVCIFAYILSFGIGPARTWSFLLYAFPSGLCLHHFIYWILPPRDKRKKCFRNHRRIHKMQS; translated from the exons ATGGAAGACGAGGGGGACGACGAGGAGGAAAAACCTCACAGCAAGGCAAGGACACCG tctgcgTTATTTGAG GGATGGGTGCTGCTCTTTACTATGTTCGCCGCGGGTATCGGGGGCACTTTCCAGTATGGGTACAACCTCACTATCATCAATGCACCCACAACT CATATTCAAAAGTTTGTGAATGAGACATGGCTAGAGCGCTATGGATCAGAGCTGGACAGCTGGGTAATAACCCTCATCTGGTCCATAATCGTCTCCGTGTTCCCTCTTGGTGGTTTCATGGGAGCACTACTGGCAGGTCCTATGGCTATCAGGCTGGGGAG AAAGAAGTCTTTGCTGTTCAATAATCTGTTTATAATCCTTTCTGCCATCTTTTGTGGATTGAGCCGCTATGCCAAGTCCTTTGAAATGATCATATTGGGCAGAATCTTAGCTGGTGTCAATTCAG GAGTCAGTATGTGTATTCAACCTATGTATCTTGGAGAAAGTGCCCCCAGAAAACTGCGTGGCACAGGTGCTTTATCATGTGcagtcagtactgcaattgggcTGGTGATGGGCCAAGTGGTAGGACTCAG GGAGATATTGGGCAGTGAGGAGGTTTGGCCTCTTCTCCTAGCTAGCAACGTGACTCCAGGTATCATTCAACTGATGGTTCTTCCTTGGGTTCCTGAAAGCCCCCGATATTTATTGATTGATTTGAAGGATAAAGATTCCTGTGTGGTTG CTTTGCGACGGCTTCGGGGAAACTGTGATTTTACTAGTGAGATGGAAGAGATGATGGCAGAGCAGACGGCAATACAAGGACAGAGACCAAAGAGCCTTTGTGAACTAATACAGGATCCGTCCCTGCGACGCCAGCTTCTCACTATTGTGGTTCTCAGCAGTGCAATGCAACTCTGTGGTAATGACTCG ATGTACTTCTATGCATCCTATGTATTTCAAGCAGCTGGAATCTCCTCGGAGAAGATTCAATATGTTGTGATTGGCACAGGAAGTTGTGAGCTCCTCACCTCAATCACTTGT ACATTAGTAATTGATCGTGTTGGACGCCGTGTACTGGTGATGGGTGGGTACAGCTTGATGTCTGTGTGGGCAGTGGTTTTTATGGTGGCCTTATCTCAGCAG GGACACATTACATGGATACCATATCTTAGCATGGTTTGCATTTTTGCCTACATCTTGAGCTTTGGAATTGGTCCAG CAAGGACTTGGTCATTTTTGCTTTATGCCTTTCCTAGTGGTTTGTGTCTGCACCACTTTATATATTGGATTCTTCCTCCCAGAGACAAAAGGAAAAAGTGTTTTAGAAATCACAGAAGAATTCACAAGATGCAAAGCTAA
- the SLC2A11 gene encoding solute carrier family 2, facilitated glucose transporter member 11 isoform X2 — MEDEGDDEEEKPHSKARTPGWVLLFTMFAAGIGGTFQYGYNLTIINAPTTHIQKFVNETWLERYGSELDSWVITLIWSIIVSVFPLGGFMGALLAGPMAIRLGRKKSLLFNNLFIILSAIFCGLSRYAKSFEMIILGRILAGVNSGVSMCIQPMYLGESAPRKLRGTGALSCAVSTAIGLVMGQVVGLREILGSEEVWPLLLASNVTPGIIQLMVLPWVPESPRYLLIDLKDKDSCVVALRRLRGNCDFTSEMEEMMAEQTAIQGQRPKSLCELIQDPSLRRQLLTIVVLSSAMQLCGNDSMYFYASYVFQAAGISSEKIQYVVIGTGSCELLTSITCTLVIDRVGRRVLVMGGYSLMSVWAVVFMVALSQQGHITWIPYLSMVCIFAYILSFGIGPAGVTGLMPAEIFDQMARPAAYMICGSLMWLILFVVGLAFPFIVQGLGHFCFMPFLVVCVCTTLYIGFFLPETKGKSVLEITEEFTRCKAKPHREENGYLGAQEIKSTSL; from the exons ATGGAAGACGAGGGGGACGACGAGGAGGAAAAACCTCACAGCAAGGCAAGGACACCG GGATGGGTGCTGCTCTTTACTATGTTCGCCGCGGGTATCGGGGGCACTTTCCAGTATGGGTACAACCTCACTATCATCAATGCACCCACAACT CATATTCAAAAGTTTGTGAATGAGACATGGCTAGAGCGCTATGGATCAGAGCTGGACAGCTGGGTAATAACCCTCATCTGGTCCATAATCGTCTCCGTGTTCCCTCTTGGTGGTTTCATGGGAGCACTACTGGCAGGTCCTATGGCTATCAGGCTGGGGAG AAAGAAGTCTTTGCTGTTCAATAATCTGTTTATAATCCTTTCTGCCATCTTTTGTGGATTGAGCCGCTATGCCAAGTCCTTTGAAATGATCATATTGGGCAGAATCTTAGCTGGTGTCAATTCAG GAGTCAGTATGTGTATTCAACCTATGTATCTTGGAGAAAGTGCCCCCAGAAAACTGCGTGGCACAGGTGCTTTATCATGTGcagtcagtactgcaattgggcTGGTGATGGGCCAAGTGGTAGGACTCAG GGAGATATTGGGCAGTGAGGAGGTTTGGCCTCTTCTCCTAGCTAGCAACGTGACTCCAGGTATCATTCAACTGATGGTTCTTCCTTGGGTTCCTGAAAGCCCCCGATATTTATTGATTGATTTGAAGGATAAAGATTCCTGTGTGGTTG CTTTGCGACGGCTTCGGGGAAACTGTGATTTTACTAGTGAGATGGAAGAGATGATGGCAGAGCAGACGGCAATACAAGGACAGAGACCAAAGAGCCTTTGTGAACTAATACAGGATCCGTCCCTGCGACGCCAGCTTCTCACTATTGTGGTTCTCAGCAGTGCAATGCAACTCTGTGGTAATGACTCG ATGTACTTCTATGCATCCTATGTATTTCAAGCAGCTGGAATCTCCTCGGAGAAGATTCAATATGTTGTGATTGGCACAGGAAGTTGTGAGCTCCTCACCTCAATCACTTGT ACATTAGTAATTGATCGTGTTGGACGCCGTGTACTGGTGATGGGTGGGTACAGCTTGATGTCTGTGTGGGCAGTGGTTTTTATGGTGGCCTTATCTCAGCAG GGACACATTACATGGATACCATATCTTAGCATGGTTTGCATTTTTGCCTACATCTTGAGCTTTGGAATTGGTCCAG CTGGTGTTACTGGTTTAATGCCAGCCGAGATATTTGACCAGATGGCCCGACCTGCTGCTTACATGATCTGTGGTTCCCTCATGTGGCTTATATTATTTGTGGTGGGCTTGGCTTTTCCTTTTATTGTG CAAGGACTTGGTCATTTTTGCTTTATGCCTTTCCTAGTGGTTTGTGTCTGCACCACTTTATATATTGGATTCTTCCTCCCAGAGACAAAAGGAAAAAGTGTTTTAGAAATCACAGAAGAATTCACAAGATGCAAAGCTAAACCACACAGAGAGGAAAATGGCTATCTTGGAGCACAGGAGATCAAATCTACtagtttgtga
- the SLC2A11 gene encoding solute carrier family 2, facilitated glucose transporter member 11 isoform X4 codes for MEDEGDDEEEKPHSKARTPHIQKFVNETWLERYGSELDSWVITLIWSIIVSVFPLGGFMGALLAGPMAIRLGRKKSLLFNNLFIILSAIFCGLSRYAKSFEMIILGRILAGVNSGVSMCIQPMYLGESAPRKLRGTGALSCAVSTAIGLVMGQVVGLREILGSEEVWPLLLASNVTPGIIQLMVLPWVPESPRYLLIDLKDKDSCVVALRRLRGNCDFTSEMEEMMAEQTAIQGQRPKSLCELIQDPSLRRQLLTIVVLSSAMQLCGNDSMYFYASYVFQAAGISSEKIQYVVIGTGSCELLTSITCTLVIDRVGRRVLVMGGYSLMSVWAVVFMVALSQQGHITWIPYLSMVCIFAYILSFGIGPAGVTGLMPAEIFDQMARPAAYMICGSLMWLILFVVGLAFPFIVQGLGHFCFMPFLVVCVCTTLYIGFFLPETKGKSVLEITEEFTRCKAKPHREENGYLGAQEIKSTSL; via the exons ATGGAAGACGAGGGGGACGACGAGGAGGAAAAACCTCACAGCAAGGCAAGGACACCG CATATTCAAAAGTTTGTGAATGAGACATGGCTAGAGCGCTATGGATCAGAGCTGGACAGCTGGGTAATAACCCTCATCTGGTCCATAATCGTCTCCGTGTTCCCTCTTGGTGGTTTCATGGGAGCACTACTGGCAGGTCCTATGGCTATCAGGCTGGGGAG AAAGAAGTCTTTGCTGTTCAATAATCTGTTTATAATCCTTTCTGCCATCTTTTGTGGATTGAGCCGCTATGCCAAGTCCTTTGAAATGATCATATTGGGCAGAATCTTAGCTGGTGTCAATTCAG GAGTCAGTATGTGTATTCAACCTATGTATCTTGGAGAAAGTGCCCCCAGAAAACTGCGTGGCACAGGTGCTTTATCATGTGcagtcagtactgcaattgggcTGGTGATGGGCCAAGTGGTAGGACTCAG GGAGATATTGGGCAGTGAGGAGGTTTGGCCTCTTCTCCTAGCTAGCAACGTGACTCCAGGTATCATTCAACTGATGGTTCTTCCTTGGGTTCCTGAAAGCCCCCGATATTTATTGATTGATTTGAAGGATAAAGATTCCTGTGTGGTTG CTTTGCGACGGCTTCGGGGAAACTGTGATTTTACTAGTGAGATGGAAGAGATGATGGCAGAGCAGACGGCAATACAAGGACAGAGACCAAAGAGCCTTTGTGAACTAATACAGGATCCGTCCCTGCGACGCCAGCTTCTCACTATTGTGGTTCTCAGCAGTGCAATGCAACTCTGTGGTAATGACTCG ATGTACTTCTATGCATCCTATGTATTTCAAGCAGCTGGAATCTCCTCGGAGAAGATTCAATATGTTGTGATTGGCACAGGAAGTTGTGAGCTCCTCACCTCAATCACTTGT ACATTAGTAATTGATCGTGTTGGACGCCGTGTACTGGTGATGGGTGGGTACAGCTTGATGTCTGTGTGGGCAGTGGTTTTTATGGTGGCCTTATCTCAGCAG GGACACATTACATGGATACCATATCTTAGCATGGTTTGCATTTTTGCCTACATCTTGAGCTTTGGAATTGGTCCAG CTGGTGTTACTGGTTTAATGCCAGCCGAGATATTTGACCAGATGGCCCGACCTGCTGCTTACATGATCTGTGGTTCCCTCATGTGGCTTATATTATTTGTGGTGGGCTTGGCTTTTCCTTTTATTGTG CAAGGACTTGGTCATTTTTGCTTTATGCCTTTCCTAGTGGTTTGTGTCTGCACCACTTTATATATTGGATTCTTCCTCCCAGAGACAAAAGGAAAAAGTGTTTTAGAAATCACAGAAGAATTCACAAGATGCAAAGCTAAACCACACAGAGAGGAAAATGGCTATCTTGGAGCACAGGAGATCAAATCTACtagtttgtga